A window of Taeniopygia guttata chromosome 14, bTaeGut7.mat, whole genome shotgun sequence contains these coding sequences:
- the TELO2 gene encoding telomere length regulation protein TEL2 homolog isoform X3, with the protein MILARITGVHTGKGKELTTRCTVNTIQICFCFLFCITLYPFGPCCVCTRVHKQLLNKAVGMRRAVPVAASRCAGRGCGARRRGACARGGAVPVRGCARAGPPPPLSGAARGRRKRGRCAPRGAMAAAAAAPRPGLALEPGLESVLREAVATPGRDGLAAAVGAVRAALAAAGGPAALGERERALLGAFLRRLAWAPGWARPEGLWQRCFLEGPPGLVLCVLLEALGSAGSGLDPRDVVGVLEQFLQQDRLSALLWEVCQPQAQAGCLELQGGLLNKIVCLPEHVSNKLQGKNPAVFFPQNYFPLLGHAVLQVLEKISDSLRGGLDCSISFVSHVLGKVCFHGWQKEILGVLVPRLTDLTKSDCIWQRICWQLVECVPDRWMEAVVLGFVQLAPGANVLSRLLGNLVVKNKKAQFVVAQKMLLLQYGHTTAVLQNLLGYLSLDSIRRTLLLRVLQELLETWSSSSAVKHSPAEQQLYISKAILICLSHLKEPEIASCRQELLTSMMEGVKCHLESSLPPLRRLGMVVAESISLNINTEGPVLKFEYEEDDETRELKSLLVQTPSFYVVPSLPDDDKSEKAGAALPVVPESNEKSYTATPVMPDEESDAELDSDDDFIPYDMSEDKELKIKAPMYIRDCIEVLTGSRSEDVDKWEATVKALESLVRRNPAATREVSVELAKILLHLEEKTCIEGFVELRQRAQVAVLTTDPIPVAKYLTSQFYSLNYSLRQRMDILDVLVLAAQELSCPKFHGKTKHSGVQKPRIQLLPGSNSSKGWRRIVDERIKSKTRRFDTGQSRVELASCPNEFNSVAGYFFFPLIQHFDRPLTTFDLLAEDHLVLGRLVHTLAVLMYLAVNTVAVTAMGKALLEFVWALRFHTDSYVRQGLLSCISSLLLSVPTERILADMTEELLETQSWLGEGVWKHQGAALPGL; encoded by the exons ATGATACTGGCTAGAATAACTGGGGTTCACACAGGGAAAGGCAAAGAACTTACCACCCGTTGTACAGTCAATACTATAcagatttgtttttgttttttgttttgtataaCTTTGTATCCTTTTGGGCCGTGTTGTGTTTGTACCCGTGTACACAAGCAGTTACTGAATAAAGCAGTAGGGATGAGAAGGGCTGTGCCGGTCGCTGCCTCGCGGTGCGCggggcggggctgcggggcgcggcggcgcggggcctGCGCGAGGGGCGGGGCTGTGCCCGTCCGGGGCTGTGCCCgtgcggggccgccgccgccgctctcTGGCGCCGCGCGAGGCCGGCGGAAGCGCGGCCGCTGCGCTCCCCGCGGcgccatggcggcggcggcggcggcaccgcggcCGGGACTCGCTCTCGAGCCGGGGCTGGAGTCCGTCCTACGGGAGGCCGTGGCGACTCCGGGCCGGGACGGGTTGGCGGCGGCGGTGGGCGCGGTACGCGCCGCTCTGGCGGCAGCGGGCGGCCCAGCCGCCCTTGGGGAGCGGGAGCGGGCGCTGTTGGGCGCCTTCCTGCGCAGGCTGGCCTGGGCACCTGGATGGGCGCGGCCCGAGGGCCTATGGCAGCGCTGTTTCCTGGAGGGCCCACCCGGCCTTGTCCTCTGCGTCTTGCTGGAGGCCCTTGGCTCTGCAGG CTCTGGCCTTGACCCAAGGGATGTAGTTGGGGTCCTGGAGCAGTTCCTGCAGCAGGACCGGTTGTCAGCATTACTGTGGGAGGTCTGTCAGCCGCAGGCACAGGCAGGCTGCCTGGAACTGCAGGGTGGCCTTCTCAACAAGATCGTCTGTTTGCCCGAGCATGTGAGCAATAAACTCCAGGGGAAAAACCCAGCAGTGTTCTTCCCGCAGAACTACTTCCCTCTCTTGGGTCATGCAGTTCTCCAGGTGCTAGAGAAGATCTCTGACTCTCTGCGGG GTGGCTTGGACTGCTCCATCTCTTTTGTTTCTCATGTCCTGGGGAAAGTGTGCTTTCATGGATGGCAAA AGGAAATTCTGGGAGTTTTGGTGCCCCGCCTGACAGACCTCACCAAGTCAGACTGCATCTGGCAGAGGATATGCTGGCAGTTGGTGGAATGTGTGCCAGACCGCTGGATGGAAGCAGTGGTCCTTGGTTTTGTGCAGCTAGCACCCGG GGCAAATGTCTTGTCCAGATTGCTGGGTAACCTGGTTGTGAAGAACAAGAAGGCTCAGTTTGTCGTGGCACAGAAGATGCTGCTCTTGCAATATGGTCACACG acagcagtgctgcagaacCTCCTTGGCTACCTGTCCCTGGACAGCATCCGGCGCACCTTGTTGCTCAGG gtgctgcaggagctgttggagacctggagcagcagcagtgctgtgaaacactccccagctgagcagcagctgtaCATTAGCAAGGCCATCCTCATCTGCCTCTCCCACCTGAAGGAGCCTGAAATTGCTAGCTGCAGACAAG AGCTTCTGACAAGCATGATGGAGGGTGTGAAATGCCACTTGGAGAGCAGTCTGCCACCACTACGGCGTCTGGGCATGGTGGTGGCAGAGAGCATCAGCCTGAACATAAACACTGAGGGGCCTGTCCTGAAGTTTGAG TATGAAGAGGACGATGAAACAAGAGAGTTGAAGTCTCTTCTGGTGCAGACTCCATCATTCTATGTTGTCCCCAGCCTTCCAGATGATGA CAAGAGTGAGAAAGCAGGTGCTGCACTGCCAGTGGTACCAGAGAGTAATGAGAAATCCTATACAGCAACCCCTGTGATGCCAGATGAGGAGTCGGATGCTGAGCTTGACAG TGATGATGACTTCATCCCTTATGACATGTCTGAGGATAAAGAGCTAAAAATTAAGGCTCCTATGTATATCCGAGACTGTATTGAAG TTCTGACTGGATCAAGATCTGAAGATGTGGATAAATGGGAAGCTACAGTCAAGGCACTTGAGAGCTTGGTTCGGAGGAATCCAGCAGCAACAAGAGAG GTTAGTGTGGAGCTGGCAAAAATACTATTGCATCTGGAGGAGAAGACCTGCATTGAAGGCTTTGTGGAGCTCCGTCAAAGAGCTCAAGTAGCTGTTTTAACCACAGACCCAATACCT GTTGCTAAGTACCTGACTTCCCAGTTCTACTCTCTGAACTACAGTCTCCGTCAGCGCATGGACATCCTTGAT GTATTGGTTTTGGCAGCTCAGGAACTCTCCTGTCCCAAATTTCATGGGAAGACCAAGCATTCTGGTGTCCAAAAGCCTCGTATTCAGCTCCTTCCAGGAAGTAACAGCTCTAAGGGCTGGAGGAGAATTGTTGATGAGAGGATCAAAAGCAAGACTCGGAGATTTGATACG GGTCAGTCTCGTGTGGAACTGGCATCCTGCCCAAACGAGTTCAATTCTGTTGCTGggtatttctttttcccattgaTTCAGCATTTTGACAG GCCTTTAACAACATTTGATCTTCTGGCAGAAGATCACTTAGTCCTTGGAAGACTGGTCCACACTTTGGCAGTCCTGATGTACTTGGCTGTCAACACTGTG GCAGTGACAGCAATGGGAAAGGCACTGCTGGAATTTGTTTGGGCACTGCGTTTCCACACGGACTC GTACGTGCGCCAGGGCCTTTTGTCCTGcatctcctccctgctcctcagtgTCCCTACAGAACGGATTCTGGCAGACATGACAGAAGAGCTATTGGAGACTCAGTCCTGGCTGGGAG
- the TELO2 gene encoding telomere length regulation protein TEL2 homolog isoform X2, with the protein MILARITGVHTGKGKELTTRCTVNTIQICFCFLFCITLYPFGPCCVCTRVHKQLLNKAVGMRRAVPVAASRCAGRGCGARRRGACARGGAVPVRGCARAGPPPPLSGAARGRRKRGRCAPRGAMAAAAAAPRPGLALEPGLESVLREAVATPGRDGLAAAVGAVRAALAAAGGPAALGERERALLGAFLRRLAWAPGWARPEGLWQRCFLEGPPGLVLCVLLEALGSAGSGLDPRDVVGVLEQFLQQDRLSALLWEVCQPQAQAGCLELQGGLLNKIVCLPEHVSNKLQGKNPAVFFPQNYFPLLGHAVLQVLEKISDSLRGGLDCSISFVSHVLGKVCFHGWQKEILGVLVPRLTDLTKSDCIWQRICWQLVECVPDRWMEAVVLGFVQLAPGANVLSRLLGNLVVKNKKAQFVVAQKMLLLQYGHTTAVLQNLLGYLSLDSIRRTLLLRVLQELLETWSSSSAVKHSPAEQQLYISKAILICLSHLKEPEIASCRQELLTSMMEGVKCHLESSLPPLRRLGMVVAESISLNINTEGPVLKFEYEEDDETRELKSLLVQTPSFYVVPSLPDDDKSEKAGAALPVVPESNEKSYTATPVMPDEESDAELDSDDDFIPYDMSEDKELKIKAPMYIRDCIEVLTGSRSEDVDKWEATVKALESLVRRNPAATREVSVELAKILLHLEEKTCIEGFVELRQRAQVAVLTTDPIPVAKYLTSQFYSLNYSLRQRMDILDVLVLAAQELSCPKFHGKTKHSGVQKPRIQLLPGSNSSKGWRRIVDERIKSKTRRFDTGQSRVELASCPNEFNSVAGYFFFPLIQHFDRPLTTFDLLAEDHLVLGRLVHTLAVLMYLAVNTVAVTAMGKALLEFVWALRFHTDSYVRQGLLSCISSLLLSVPTERILADMTEELLETQSWLGDVMEKDPDGDCRRLALQNLLLMENLKNKLEAVPS; encoded by the exons ATGATACTGGCTAGAATAACTGGGGTTCACACAGGGAAAGGCAAAGAACTTACCACCCGTTGTACAGTCAATACTATAcagatttgtttttgttttttgttttgtataaCTTTGTATCCTTTTGGGCCGTGTTGTGTTTGTACCCGTGTACACAAGCAGTTACTGAATAAAGCAGTAGGGATGAGAAGGGCTGTGCCGGTCGCTGCCTCGCGGTGCGCggggcggggctgcggggcgcggcggcgcggggcctGCGCGAGGGGCGGGGCTGTGCCCGTCCGGGGCTGTGCCCgtgcggggccgccgccgccgctctcTGGCGCCGCGCGAGGCCGGCGGAAGCGCGGCCGCTGCGCTCCCCGCGGcgccatggcggcggcggcggcggcaccgcggcCGGGACTCGCTCTCGAGCCGGGGCTGGAGTCCGTCCTACGGGAGGCCGTGGCGACTCCGGGCCGGGACGGGTTGGCGGCGGCGGTGGGCGCGGTACGCGCCGCTCTGGCGGCAGCGGGCGGCCCAGCCGCCCTTGGGGAGCGGGAGCGGGCGCTGTTGGGCGCCTTCCTGCGCAGGCTGGCCTGGGCACCTGGATGGGCGCGGCCCGAGGGCCTATGGCAGCGCTGTTTCCTGGAGGGCCCACCCGGCCTTGTCCTCTGCGTCTTGCTGGAGGCCCTTGGCTCTGCAGG CTCTGGCCTTGACCCAAGGGATGTAGTTGGGGTCCTGGAGCAGTTCCTGCAGCAGGACCGGTTGTCAGCATTACTGTGGGAGGTCTGTCAGCCGCAGGCACAGGCAGGCTGCCTGGAACTGCAGGGTGGCCTTCTCAACAAGATCGTCTGTTTGCCCGAGCATGTGAGCAATAAACTCCAGGGGAAAAACCCAGCAGTGTTCTTCCCGCAGAACTACTTCCCTCTCTTGGGTCATGCAGTTCTCCAGGTGCTAGAGAAGATCTCTGACTCTCTGCGGG GTGGCTTGGACTGCTCCATCTCTTTTGTTTCTCATGTCCTGGGGAAAGTGTGCTTTCATGGATGGCAAA AGGAAATTCTGGGAGTTTTGGTGCCCCGCCTGACAGACCTCACCAAGTCAGACTGCATCTGGCAGAGGATATGCTGGCAGTTGGTGGAATGTGTGCCAGACCGCTGGATGGAAGCAGTGGTCCTTGGTTTTGTGCAGCTAGCACCCGG GGCAAATGTCTTGTCCAGATTGCTGGGTAACCTGGTTGTGAAGAACAAGAAGGCTCAGTTTGTCGTGGCACAGAAGATGCTGCTCTTGCAATATGGTCACACG acagcagtgctgcagaacCTCCTTGGCTACCTGTCCCTGGACAGCATCCGGCGCACCTTGTTGCTCAGG gtgctgcaggagctgttggagacctggagcagcagcagtgctgtgaaacactccccagctgagcagcagctgtaCATTAGCAAGGCCATCCTCATCTGCCTCTCCCACCTGAAGGAGCCTGAAATTGCTAGCTGCAGACAAG AGCTTCTGACAAGCATGATGGAGGGTGTGAAATGCCACTTGGAGAGCAGTCTGCCACCACTACGGCGTCTGGGCATGGTGGTGGCAGAGAGCATCAGCCTGAACATAAACACTGAGGGGCCTGTCCTGAAGTTTGAG TATGAAGAGGACGATGAAACAAGAGAGTTGAAGTCTCTTCTGGTGCAGACTCCATCATTCTATGTTGTCCCCAGCCTTCCAGATGATGA CAAGAGTGAGAAAGCAGGTGCTGCACTGCCAGTGGTACCAGAGAGTAATGAGAAATCCTATACAGCAACCCCTGTGATGCCAGATGAGGAGTCGGATGCTGAGCTTGACAG TGATGATGACTTCATCCCTTATGACATGTCTGAGGATAAAGAGCTAAAAATTAAGGCTCCTATGTATATCCGAGACTGTATTGAAG TTCTGACTGGATCAAGATCTGAAGATGTGGATAAATGGGAAGCTACAGTCAAGGCACTTGAGAGCTTGGTTCGGAGGAATCCAGCAGCAACAAGAGAG GTTAGTGTGGAGCTGGCAAAAATACTATTGCATCTGGAGGAGAAGACCTGCATTGAAGGCTTTGTGGAGCTCCGTCAAAGAGCTCAAGTAGCTGTTTTAACCACAGACCCAATACCT GTTGCTAAGTACCTGACTTCCCAGTTCTACTCTCTGAACTACAGTCTCCGTCAGCGCATGGACATCCTTGAT GTATTGGTTTTGGCAGCTCAGGAACTCTCCTGTCCCAAATTTCATGGGAAGACCAAGCATTCTGGTGTCCAAAAGCCTCGTATTCAGCTCCTTCCAGGAAGTAACAGCTCTAAGGGCTGGAGGAGAATTGTTGATGAGAGGATCAAAAGCAAGACTCGGAGATTTGATACG GGTCAGTCTCGTGTGGAACTGGCATCCTGCCCAAACGAGTTCAATTCTGTTGCTGggtatttctttttcccattgaTTCAGCATTTTGACAG GCCTTTAACAACATTTGATCTTCTGGCAGAAGATCACTTAGTCCTTGGAAGACTGGTCCACACTTTGGCAGTCCTGATGTACTTGGCTGTCAACACTGTG GCAGTGACAGCAATGGGAAAGGCACTGCTGGAATTTGTTTGGGCACTGCGTTTCCACACGGACTC GTACGTGCGCCAGGGCCTTTTGTCCTGcatctcctccctgctcctcagtgTCCCTACAGAACGGATTCTGGCAGACATGACAGAAGAGCTATTGGAGACTCAGTCCTGGCTGGGAG
- the TELO2 gene encoding telomere length regulation protein TEL2 homolog isoform X1, translating into MILARITGVHTGKGKELTTRCTVNTIQICFCFLFCITLYPFGPCCVCTRVHKQLLNKAVGMRRAVPVAASRCAGRGCGARRRGACARGGAVPVRGCARAGPPPPLSGAARGRRKRGRCAPRGAMAAAAAAPRPGLALEPGLESVLREAVATPGRDGLAAAVGAVRAALAAAGGPAALGERERALLGAFLRRLAWAPGWARPEGLWQRCFLEGPPGLVLCVLLEALGSAGSGLDPRDVVGVLEQFLQQDRLSALLWEVCQPQAQAGCLELQGGLLNKIVCLPEHVSNKLQGKNPAVFFPQNYFPLLGHAVLQVLEKISDSLRGGLDCSISFVSHVLGKVCFHGWQKEILGVLVPRLTDLTKSDCIWQRICWQLVECVPDRWMEAVVLGFVQLAPGANVLSRLLGNLVVKNKKAQFVVAQKMLLLQYGHTTAVLQNLLGYLSLDSIRRTLLLRVLQELLETWSSSSAVKHSPAEQQLYISKAILICLSHLKEPEIASCRQELLTSMMEGVKCHLESSLPPLRRLGMVVAESISLNINTEGPVLKFEYEEDDETRELKSLLVQTPSFYVVPSLPDDDKSEKAGAALPVVPESNEKSYTATPVMPDEESDAELDSDDDFIPYDMSEDKELKIKAPMYIRDCIEVLTGSRSEDVDKWEATVKALESLVRRNPAATREVSVELAKILLHLEEKTCIEGFVELRQRAQVAVLTTDPIPVAKYLTSQFYSLNYSLRQRMDILDVLVLAAQELSCPKFHGKTKHSGVQKPRIQLLPGSNSSKGWRRIVDERIKSKTRRFDTGQSRVELASCPNEFNSVAGYFFFPLIQHFDRPLTTFDLLAEDHLVLGRLVHTLAVLMYLAVNTVAVTAMGKALLEFVWALRFHTDSYVRQGLLSCISSLLLSVPTERILADMTEELLETQSWLGGWGTLCLLNRRELPCGAEDFTFPMTLCALRNLLVSAFNTAVTK; encoded by the exons ATGATACTGGCTAGAATAACTGGGGTTCACACAGGGAAAGGCAAAGAACTTACCACCCGTTGTACAGTCAATACTATAcagatttgtttttgttttttgttttgtataaCTTTGTATCCTTTTGGGCCGTGTTGTGTTTGTACCCGTGTACACAAGCAGTTACTGAATAAAGCAGTAGGGATGAGAAGGGCTGTGCCGGTCGCTGCCTCGCGGTGCGCggggcggggctgcggggcgcggcggcgcggggcctGCGCGAGGGGCGGGGCTGTGCCCGTCCGGGGCTGTGCCCgtgcggggccgccgccgccgctctcTGGCGCCGCGCGAGGCCGGCGGAAGCGCGGCCGCTGCGCTCCCCGCGGcgccatggcggcggcggcggcggcaccgcggcCGGGACTCGCTCTCGAGCCGGGGCTGGAGTCCGTCCTACGGGAGGCCGTGGCGACTCCGGGCCGGGACGGGTTGGCGGCGGCGGTGGGCGCGGTACGCGCCGCTCTGGCGGCAGCGGGCGGCCCAGCCGCCCTTGGGGAGCGGGAGCGGGCGCTGTTGGGCGCCTTCCTGCGCAGGCTGGCCTGGGCACCTGGATGGGCGCGGCCCGAGGGCCTATGGCAGCGCTGTTTCCTGGAGGGCCCACCCGGCCTTGTCCTCTGCGTCTTGCTGGAGGCCCTTGGCTCTGCAGG CTCTGGCCTTGACCCAAGGGATGTAGTTGGGGTCCTGGAGCAGTTCCTGCAGCAGGACCGGTTGTCAGCATTACTGTGGGAGGTCTGTCAGCCGCAGGCACAGGCAGGCTGCCTGGAACTGCAGGGTGGCCTTCTCAACAAGATCGTCTGTTTGCCCGAGCATGTGAGCAATAAACTCCAGGGGAAAAACCCAGCAGTGTTCTTCCCGCAGAACTACTTCCCTCTCTTGGGTCATGCAGTTCTCCAGGTGCTAGAGAAGATCTCTGACTCTCTGCGGG GTGGCTTGGACTGCTCCATCTCTTTTGTTTCTCATGTCCTGGGGAAAGTGTGCTTTCATGGATGGCAAA AGGAAATTCTGGGAGTTTTGGTGCCCCGCCTGACAGACCTCACCAAGTCAGACTGCATCTGGCAGAGGATATGCTGGCAGTTGGTGGAATGTGTGCCAGACCGCTGGATGGAAGCAGTGGTCCTTGGTTTTGTGCAGCTAGCACCCGG GGCAAATGTCTTGTCCAGATTGCTGGGTAACCTGGTTGTGAAGAACAAGAAGGCTCAGTTTGTCGTGGCACAGAAGATGCTGCTCTTGCAATATGGTCACACG acagcagtgctgcagaacCTCCTTGGCTACCTGTCCCTGGACAGCATCCGGCGCACCTTGTTGCTCAGG gtgctgcaggagctgttggagacctggagcagcagcagtgctgtgaaacactccccagctgagcagcagctgtaCATTAGCAAGGCCATCCTCATCTGCCTCTCCCACCTGAAGGAGCCTGAAATTGCTAGCTGCAGACAAG AGCTTCTGACAAGCATGATGGAGGGTGTGAAATGCCACTTGGAGAGCAGTCTGCCACCACTACGGCGTCTGGGCATGGTGGTGGCAGAGAGCATCAGCCTGAACATAAACACTGAGGGGCCTGTCCTGAAGTTTGAG TATGAAGAGGACGATGAAACAAGAGAGTTGAAGTCTCTTCTGGTGCAGACTCCATCATTCTATGTTGTCCCCAGCCTTCCAGATGATGA CAAGAGTGAGAAAGCAGGTGCTGCACTGCCAGTGGTACCAGAGAGTAATGAGAAATCCTATACAGCAACCCCTGTGATGCCAGATGAGGAGTCGGATGCTGAGCTTGACAG TGATGATGACTTCATCCCTTATGACATGTCTGAGGATAAAGAGCTAAAAATTAAGGCTCCTATGTATATCCGAGACTGTATTGAAG TTCTGACTGGATCAAGATCTGAAGATGTGGATAAATGGGAAGCTACAGTCAAGGCACTTGAGAGCTTGGTTCGGAGGAATCCAGCAGCAACAAGAGAG GTTAGTGTGGAGCTGGCAAAAATACTATTGCATCTGGAGGAGAAGACCTGCATTGAAGGCTTTGTGGAGCTCCGTCAAAGAGCTCAAGTAGCTGTTTTAACCACAGACCCAATACCT GTTGCTAAGTACCTGACTTCCCAGTTCTACTCTCTGAACTACAGTCTCCGTCAGCGCATGGACATCCTTGAT GTATTGGTTTTGGCAGCTCAGGAACTCTCCTGTCCCAAATTTCATGGGAAGACCAAGCATTCTGGTGTCCAAAAGCCTCGTATTCAGCTCCTTCCAGGAAGTAACAGCTCTAAGGGCTGGAGGAGAATTGTTGATGAGAGGATCAAAAGCAAGACTCGGAGATTTGATACG GGTCAGTCTCGTGTGGAACTGGCATCCTGCCCAAACGAGTTCAATTCTGTTGCTGggtatttctttttcccattgaTTCAGCATTTTGACAG GCCTTTAACAACATTTGATCTTCTGGCAGAAGATCACTTAGTCCTTGGAAGACTGGTCCACACTTTGGCAGTCCTGATGTACTTGGCTGTCAACACTGTG GCAGTGACAGCAATGGGAAAGGCACTGCTGGAATTTGTTTGGGCACTGCGTTTCCACACGGACTC GTACGTGCGCCAGGGCCTTTTGTCCTGcatctcctccctgctcctcagtgTCCCTACAGAACGGATTCTGGCAGACATGACAGAAGAGCTATTGGAGACTCAGTCCTGGCTGGGAG